In the genome of Rhodamnia argentea isolate NSW1041297 chromosome 3, ASM2092103v1, whole genome shotgun sequence, one region contains:
- the LOC125314191 gene encoding uncharacterized protein LOC125314191, whose amino-acid sequence MPEWVFPVEDDFVSFMASANLYDKFIGFVLCVVLGNDEQQGEHSFEVVLHANDKSWAYNEKTFDALDSDHIWLHYRMSDWLRGRVDFGQNGESNVRFLLTMSSTNVRKWGFRIICKPLEDDLKAVLQDNRLMDPALLYEIGHESTDSEAESSHMHEDSSIETDLQKDLQDCQLSTDKHSQIVSKRNHKLILPQGMQTSAMSTANSTGRGEHGSVGLQLLLE is encoded by the coding sequence ATGCCAGAGTGGGTCTTCCCTGTTGAAGATGATTTCGTGTCTTTCATGGCTTCAGCGAACTTGTATGATAAGTTCATTGGATTTGTTCTCTGCGTTGTTCTCGGTAATGATGAACAGCAAGGCGAACACTCATTTGAGGTTGTACTACATGCCAATGACAAAAGTTGGGCTTACAATGAAAAGACTTTTGATGCGTTGGATTCGGATCATATTTGGCTTCATTATCGCATGTCAGATTGGCTTCGGGGAAGAGTCGATTTTGGTCAAAATGGTGAGAGTAATGTACGATTTTTGCTTACCATGTCGAGTACAAACGTGAGAAAGTGGGGATTCCGAATAATATGCAAGCCACTAGAAGACGATTTGAAGGCCGTGCTTCAAGACAATCGGCTAATGGATCCAGCTTTACTCTATGAGATTGGGCATGAATCAACAGACTCAGAAGCTGAGAGTTCACATATGCATGAAGATAGTTCGATCGAAACAGATCTACAGAAAGACTTGCAAGACTGTCAACTGAGTACTGACAAACATAGTCAAATTGTATCAAAGAGAAATCATAAGCTTATTCTCCCCCAAGGCATGCAAACCAGCGCAATGTCGACTGCCAATTCGACTGGCCGAGGTGAGCATGGTAGTGTTGGCTTGCAGCTGTTGTTAGAATGA
- the LOC125314141 gene encoding TMV resistance protein N-like — protein sequence MASSSKPVKVYHVFLSFRGTDVRDNFLRHLYAALDLKGIYTYVDSEELRKGEEIGPALTKAIEKSHMAVIIFSEAYASSSWCLEEAAKIMECREERGLMVFTVFYKVEPREVRTPRDKYRKAMDKHESKLGENSEEVKRWKEALSKASNLSGWELKDGDDSDHIQRIVKDIANSLGRTPLHVAKHPVGIDSRVVKLKSMLNLESQDGILMMGLWGKGGIGKTTLAKAIYNDIFGKFDSSSFLADVRETSKECKDLVTLQEKLLSEILLRKEKLVVSSVDAGSELIRERLQHKKVLLVLDNVDDLRQLNALAGEGNWFGNGSRIIVTTRDKHLITCCAIDQVLVHEVKALEDSEARELLSSHAFPTHQKLEIRRDLVDSVLNHAGGLPLALEVLGSFLCGRREDVWESSLKKLSKIPNKTINDVLKISYDGLEENEKEIFLDIACFFKRRDTEYVKKVLNSCELEAVIGLEILIERSLINIEHEQLQMHDLIQSMGKDIVRLECRDDPGRRSRLWLLDDVVDVLSSDMGACAVKAIVLEPPTPTEIYIGPDAFTKMRKLRLLILRNVHNSFQGPIYLPDELRWFRWAGCARPIPEFSPGRNKLVGLDMEECNMTLVPKQFKDFQQLKYLNFSECQSLVQMPDLSCTPNLEELDLQDCKNLVEAHDSIAYHDKLHVLNLSGCSELCVFPNVLKSKNLGVLNLYECTKLEKFPDIPHKLEGLKKLGLQGTAIKELPASIENLVSLEGMYLDNCKNLVSLPSGIYKLQNIETLTLDGCTNLTEFPKYEDSADPHMKFGLSNLRWLNLSGCNLSEVDFLENLSCFPSLTTLFLWENDITSLPTSINKRHRLERLEVSNCRRLQGIPELPPFLHHLKAEGCESLQKNGEVTFSVERRPCLLLNSSIGY from the exons ATGGCTTCTTCGTCCAAACCCGTGAAGGTTTATCacgtgttcctgagcttcagaggcaCGGATGTCCGCGACAATTTCCTCCGCCATCTCTACGCAGCTCTTGACCTGAAAGGAATCTACACTTATGTCGACAGCGAGGAGCTCAGGAAAGGGGAGGAAATAGGGCCGGCGCTTACGAAGGCGATCGAGAAATCGCACATGGCGGTCATCATTTTCTCCGAGGCTTACGCTTCCTCATCGTGGTGTTTGGAAGAGGCGGCGAAGATCATGGAGTGCCGGGAGGAGAGAGGCCTCATGGTCTTCACggtgttttacaaagtggaacccAGAGAAGTGAGGACGCCAAGAGACAAGTACAGAAAAGCCATGGACAAACACGAGTCCAAGTTGGGGGAGAACTCGGaggaagtgaagagatggaaggaAGCTCTTTCAAAAGCCAGTAACTTGTCCGGGTGGGAATTGAAGGACGG agatGACTCAGATCATATACAGAGAATTGTGAAGGATATTGCCAATAGCCTTGGCCGAACACCTTTGCATGTTGCTAAGCATCCGGTCGGGATAGATTCCCGTGTGGTTAAGCTGAAATCGATGTTAAACCTTGAGTCTCAGGATGGCATTCTCATGATGGGATTGTGGGGAAAAGGAGGCATAGGAAAAACGACTCTAGCTAAAGCCATTTACAATGATATTTTCGGTAAATTTGACAGTTCAAGTTTTCTGGCAGATGTTCGCGAAACTTCAAAAGAATGCAAGGATTTGGTCACTTTGCAGGAGAAATTATTATCCGAGATACTATTACGGAAAGAAAAATTAGTAGTGTCTAGTGTTGATGCAGGTTCTGAGCTAATACGAGAAAGACTTCAGCACAAAAAAGTTCTCCTTGTCCTTGATAATGTCGATGACTTACGCCAGTTAAATGCTTTAGCAGGAGAAGGCAATTGGTTTGGTAATGGAAGCAGGATTATTGTTACTACAAGAGATAAACATTTGATAACTTGTTGTGCAATTGATCAAGTTCTTGTGCATGAAGTTAAAGCACTAGAAGACAGTGAAGCTCGTGAGCTGCTGAGCAGTCATGCTTTTCCGACacaccaaaaattagaaatcagAAGAGATTTGGTGGATAGTGTTTTGAATCATGCTGGaggccttcctttagcacttgaggtgcTGGGTTCCTTCTTGTGTGGGAGAAGAGAAGATGTATGGGAAAGTTCACTAAAGAAGCTTTCTAAGATTCCCAACAAGACCATTAACGATGTGCTCAAAATAAGCTATGATGGACTGgaggaaaatgagaaagagatttttctcgACATTGCCTGCTTTTTTAAGAGGAGAGATACTGAGTACGTAAAGAAAGTTCTCAATAGTTGCGAACTTGAGGCGGTAATAGGATTAGAAATCCTCATTGAGAGGTCCTTGATAAACATTGAGCACGAGCAACTgcaaatgcatgacttgattcagtCAATGGGTAAGGATATTGTGAGACTAGAATGTCGCGATGATCCCGGGAGACGCAGCAGACTATGGCTATTAGATGATGTTGTCGATGTTCTGTCGAGCGATATG GGAGCTTGTGCTgtaaaagccatagtgttggAGCCACCTACGCCAACGGAGATATATATCGGTCCCgatgcttttacaaaaatgagaaagttGAGATTGCTCATTTTGCGCAACGTGCATAATTCATTCCAAGGTCCTATTTATCTTCCCGATGAGCTAAGATGGTTTCGATGGGCCGGATGTGCTCGCccgattccagaattttcccCTGGTCGAAACAAATTAGTGGGACTTGATATGGAGGAATGCAATATGACACTAGTGCCAAAACAATTTAAG GACTTCCAACAATTGAAGTACCTTAATTTCAGTGAGTGCCAGTCACTGGTTCAAATGCCCGACCTCTCATGTactccaaatctcgaggaattggaTCTCCAGGATTGCAAGAACTTGGTGGAAGCCCACGATTCAATTGCGTATCATGACAAGTTACATGTATTGAATCTAAGTGGGTGCTCTGAACTTTGTGTTTTTCCTAATGTGCTCAAGTCGAAAAATCTTGGAGTTCTCAATCTTTATGAATGCACAAAACTCGAGAAGTTCCCTGATATTCCACATAAGCTCGAAGGCTTGAAAAAACTTGGGTTACAAGGGACCGCTATTAAAGAGCTTCCAGCATCAatagaaaatcttgtctctttgGAGGGAATGTATTTGGATAATTGCAAGAACTTGGTAAGTCTTCCCTCCGgcatttacaagttacaaaacATTGAAACCTTGACACTTGACGGTTGCACAAATTTAACCGAGTTTCCAAAGTACGAGGATTCAGCTGATCCGCACATGAAGTTCGGACTTTCAAATTTAAGATGGTTAAATCTTTCGGGATGTAATCTATCCGAAGTAGATTTTCTCGAGAATCTTTCCTGTTTTCCCTCCTTGACAACTTTATTTCTGTGGGAGAACGATATTACTAGCCTTCCTACGTCCATTAATAAGCGTCATCGGTTGGAACGATTGGAAGTTTCAAATTGCCGTCGATTACAAGGGATTCCCGAGCTTCCACCATTTTTGCACCATCTTAAGGCAGAAGGTTGCGAATCTCTGCAAAAAAATGGAGAAGTCACTTTTTCCGTAGAACGTCGACCATGCCTCTTG TTAAATTCTTCTATTGGGTACTAA